Proteins encoded within one genomic window of Candidatus Poribacteria bacterium:
- a CDS encoding LamG domain-containing protein: protein MKSVIVYLAIITMSLALAVQTDAEIDFETARGIWLLDEGKGDKIEDISGNENHGELQGGKWAKGPDGPALSLNGQDDRVIIPDSKSMYLEKEWSITSWVYVNKSENGYGHILGKRPAAGTVANYAFRTNSSGTGWEAYFANGGWKGAWNQSQVKKDEWLYMTATYDAKDTIKIYENAEEIASVGGMGKPAPQNDTDVNIGGWTNNTSETLDGMLYDVAIFASVLEAEDIEELMEKGLKAALPVEPAGKLATTWGGIKSRR from the coding sequence ATGAAATCCGTTATAGTTTACTTAGCGATCATCACCATGAGTCTGGCTCTCGCAGTCCAAACTGATGCGGAGATAGACTTTGAAACCGCAAGAGGCATTTGGCTCCTCGACGAAGGGAAAGGCGATAAAATCGAGGATATCTCTGGAAACGAAAACCACGGCGAACTCCAGGGCGGAAAATGGGCCAAAGGTCCAGATGGTCCCGCTCTGAGTTTGAACGGGCAAGACGATCGGGTTATCATTCCTGATTCCAAAAGTATGTATCTGGAAAAGGAGTGGTCAATTACTTCATGGGTGTATGTCAACAAATCCGAGAACGGGTATGGACATATTCTTGGCAAAAGACCCGCGGCGGGTACAGTGGCTAATTACGCCTTCAGGACCAACTCCAGCGGGACTGGTTGGGAAGCTTACTTTGCGAACGGCGGCTGGAAAGGTGCCTGGAATCAAAGTCAAGTGAAGAAAGATGAATGGTTGTACATGACCGCAACTTATGACGCAAAGGATACCATCAAGATTTATGAAAATGCGGAGGAAATCGCTTCTGTTGGCGGGATGGGGAAACCGGCACCCCAGAACGATACGGATGTCAACATCGGCGGTTGGACCAACAATACCTCTGAGACACTTGACGGTATGCTCTATGATGTCGCAATTTTCGCCTCTGTCTTGGAAGCAGAGGATATAGAAGAACTCATGGAGAAGGGTCTAAAGGCTGCACTGCCTGTTGAGCCTGCTGGCAAACTGGCTACTACCTGGGGAGGCATCAAATCCCGGCGATAG